The Geobacillus stearothermophilus ATCC 12980 genome contains a region encoding:
- a CDS encoding MATE family efflux transporter, which yields MTTPAPPNGKWRRLFALFLPIFVSQTGQYAMNFVDVAMSGHASAEDLAGVAIGSSLWVPVWTGVGGILLALSPIVSHHLGAGRHDSIARAVTQALYLAVALAAAIVMAGAASVPLILKQMSLDENVRHIAFHYLRALSFGIVPLFLYSVLRYFIDALGQTNVTMWITLTALPINMLFNWLLIYGHGGFPRLGGIGTGYATAITYAYCFAAAAFAAVKFRRLSPYRVLVRFYRPSWAAWKELLKTGVPIGSAIFFETSIFAAVTLLVGRFGTETVAAHQSALNFASLLYMIPLSLSMALTIAVGVEAGANRYEAAKQYCLIGITLALAVAAAAALFLSIFRGDVARLYTNDPTVAALTGKFLLYAIFFQVSDAIAAPIQGALRGYKEVNAVFWSALLAYWGVGLPLGCALALLTAAGAFGYWIGLIAGLAAGALFLSFRLRAVWRRHDSGRAPLAS from the coding sequence ATGACCACGCCCGCTCCGCCCAACGGCAAATGGCGGCGCCTGTTCGCCTTGTTTCTTCCCATTTTCGTTTCGCAAACGGGCCAATATGCCATGAACTTTGTCGATGTCGCCATGTCCGGCCACGCGAGCGCCGAAGATCTTGCCGGCGTCGCGATCGGCTCCAGCCTATGGGTGCCGGTGTGGACCGGCGTCGGCGGCATTTTGCTCGCCTTGTCCCCGATCGTCTCGCATCATCTCGGCGCCGGACGCCATGACTCAATCGCCCGCGCCGTCACCCAGGCGCTCTACTTGGCTGTCGCGCTTGCTGCCGCCATTGTCATGGCCGGCGCCGCTTCTGTGCCGTTGATCTTGAAACAGATGTCTTTGGACGAAAACGTTCGGCATATCGCCTTTCATTACTTACGCGCCTTGTCGTTTGGGATCGTCCCGCTGTTTCTTTATTCTGTGCTCCGCTATTTCATCGATGCACTTGGGCAAACGAACGTGACGATGTGGATTACGCTCACCGCCTTGCCGATCAATATGCTGTTCAACTGGCTGTTGATTTACGGGCATGGCGGGTTTCCGCGCCTTGGCGGCATCGGCACCGGCTATGCGACAGCGATCACGTACGCATACTGCTTCGCGGCCGCTGCCTTTGCCGCGGTGAAATTTCGCCGTCTGTCTCCCTATCGCGTGCTCGTCCGTTTTTACCGTCCGTCATGGGCCGCATGGAAAGAGTTGCTGAAAACCGGGGTGCCGATCGGATCAGCCATCTTTTTTGAAACGAGCATTTTCGCTGCGGTGACGCTGCTTGTCGGCCGGTTTGGCACCGAAACAGTCGCTGCCCATCAAAGCGCCCTCAACTTCGCTTCCTTGTTGTATATGATTCCGCTCAGCTTATCGATGGCGCTGACGATCGCCGTAGGCGTTGAAGCTGGGGCCAACCGTTATGAAGCGGCCAAACAATATTGCCTGATCGGTATCACCCTCGCCTTGGCGGTCGCTGCCGCCGCTGCATTGTTTCTTTCCATCTTCCGCGGCGATGTTGCTCGACTGTATACAAACGATCCGACAGTGGCGGCGTTGACGGGGAAATTTTTGCTCTATGCGATCTTCTTTCAAGTTTCCGATGCCATCGCCGCTCCCATCCAAGGAGCGCTGCGGGGCTATAAAGAGGTGAACGCTGTTTTTTGGTCCGCTCTTCTCGCCTATTGGGGCGTTGGCCTTCCGCTTGGCTGCGCGCTCGCTCTCTTGACTGCCGCCGGAGCGTTCGGCTATTGGATCGGCCTGATCGCCGGATTGGCAGCAGGTGCTCTGTTTCTCAGCTTTCGCCTGCGGGCCGTTTGGCGCAGACATGACAGCGGGCGTGCGCCGCTCGCCTCCTAA
- a CDS encoding class I SAM-dependent methyltransferase, with product MMTYLDWLADMGIDGAHPGGFELTKQILRKLNIDRSTAVLDVGCGTGQTAAYIARQYGADVTAIDLHPKMIAKAKQRFGAMAVPVRLHQASVESLPFPAGTFDLVLSESVLAFVSLPAALDEICRVLKKGGTFIGIEACHKRLTAAEQQRITAFYGFKRLMTPGEWKKTLEQNGFRCRHFFYKTAAEAAGEGAPAVIVFPTTPEMASMWQKHQQLTAQFADRLGYCVFWCET from the coding sequence ATGATGACGTATTTGGACTGGTTGGCGGACATGGGGATTGACGGCGCCCACCCCGGCGGTTTTGAGTTGACAAAACAAATCTTACGTAAACTTAATATTGACCGCTCAACCGCCGTGCTTGACGTCGGCTGCGGCACAGGGCAGACAGCGGCGTATATCGCTAGACAGTACGGCGCGGACGTGACGGCCATCGATCTCCATCCCAAAATGATCGCCAAGGCGAAGCAGCGTTTCGGTGCCATGGCGGTTCCGGTTCGCCTGCACCAGGCTTCAGTCGAATCGCTGCCGTTTCCCGCCGGCACGTTTGATCTTGTCCTTTCCGAATCGGTGCTCGCCTTTGTTTCACTGCCTGCTGCCCTTGATGAAATCTGCCGCGTGCTGAAGAAAGGGGGCACATTCATCGGCATCGAAGCATGCCATAAGCGGCTCACCGCCGCCGAGCAGCAGCGGATCACCGCGTTCTACGGCTTCAAGCGGCTGATGACGCCCGGCGAATGGAAAAAAACGCTTGAACAAAACGGATTCCGCTGCCGCCATTTCTTTTACAAAACGGCGGCGGAGGCGGCGGGCGAAGGGGCGCCGGCCGTCATCGTCTTCCCGACGACGCCGGAGATGGCAAGCATGTGGCAGAAGCATCAGCAGCTGACAGCTCAATTTGCCGACCGGCTCGGGTACTGCGTGTTTTGGTGTGAGACATAG
- a CDS encoding YjcZ family sporulation protein yields the protein MGAAYGGGFALIVVLFILLIIVGCACIGGWVC from the coding sequence ATGGGTGCAGCTTACGGCGGCGGATTCGCGTTGATCGTTGTTCTGTTCATCTTGTTGATTATTGTCGGATGCGCATGTATCGGTGGTTGGGTGTGCTAA
- the ilvA gene encoding threonine ammonia-lyase → MLTLTDIEQARAKMKGIVHQTPLEHSQTFSRLSGNEVYMKLENLQKTGSFKVRGSFNKIMSLTEEERARGVIAASAGNHAQGVAYASGMLGIPCTIVMPKGAPLSKIEATKSYGAEVVLYGDVFDESLEYALELQRERGMTFVHPFDDLAVMAGQGTIGLELIEQLPDVDVVLCPVGGGGLLAGVALTLKQLKPSVEVYGVESSACPGMTAAIRHKQPVSIAASNTIADGIAVKKPGNITYQYIEQYVDGVVCVKEAEISRTMLYVLERNKLLIEGAAACPLAALLYQKLPFRGKKIAAILSGGNVDVTLISRIIERGLVEAGRFVTFTTVISDKPGQLNKLLRIIAELEANVMSIHHQRIGAKVLPGQAEIHFSLETKNEDHIQQIYQVLLKEGYDVQFYR, encoded by the coding sequence ATGTTGACGTTAACAGACATTGAACAAGCGCGAGCGAAAATGAAAGGCATCGTCCACCAAACGCCGCTTGAGCATTCGCAGACGTTCAGCCGGCTGTCCGGCAATGAGGTGTATATGAAACTGGAAAATTTGCAAAAAACAGGTTCGTTTAAGGTGAGAGGCTCATTCAATAAAATTATGTCGCTCACGGAAGAAGAAAGGGCGCGCGGCGTCATCGCCGCCTCGGCCGGCAACCACGCCCAAGGGGTCGCCTACGCAAGCGGCATGCTCGGCATTCCTTGCACGATTGTCATGCCGAAAGGGGCGCCGCTCAGCAAAATTGAAGCGACGAAAAGCTACGGGGCGGAAGTCGTGCTGTACGGCGATGTGTTTGACGAGTCTTTGGAATATGCATTAGAGTTGCAACGTGAACGGGGGATGACATTTGTTCATCCGTTTGACGACTTGGCGGTGATGGCCGGCCAAGGGACGATCGGCTTAGAGCTGATCGAGCAGCTTCCCGACGTCGATGTCGTTCTTTGTCCGGTCGGCGGCGGCGGGTTGCTTGCGGGGGTGGCGCTTACGTTAAAACAGCTGAAGCCGTCGGTTGAAGTGTACGGCGTTGAGTCATCGGCTTGCCCCGGCATGACGGCGGCCATACGCCATAAACAGCCCGTCTCCATTGCCGCATCGAATACGATCGCCGATGGGATTGCCGTGAAAAAGCCGGGCAATATTACGTACCAATACATTGAGCAATACGTCGATGGCGTTGTATGCGTGAAAGAGGCGGAAATTTCGCGGACGATGCTGTATGTGCTCGAGCGGAACAAGCTGTTAATCGAAGGGGCGGCAGCTTGTCCGTTGGCGGCATTGTTGTATCAAAAGCTGCCGTTTCGCGGCAAAAAAATCGCCGCCATTTTAAGCGGCGGCAACGTCGATGTGACGCTCATTTCCCGCATCATTGAGCGGGGGCTTGTCGAAGCGGGCCGGTTTGTGACGTTTACAACGGTCATCTCCGACAAGCCGGGCCAGTTGAACAAGCTGCTGCGCATTATTGCGGAGCTTGAGGCAAACGTGATGTCGATTCACCATCAGCGCATCGGCGCCAAGGTGCTGCCAGGTCAGGCGGAAATTCACTTTTCGCTCGAGACAAAAAACGAAGACCACATTCAGCAAATCTACCAAGTGTTGTTGAAAGAAGGCTACGATGTACAGTTTTACCGATGA
- a CDS encoding cation diffusion facilitator family transporter: MVNGVERKQRAEAGVLLSLFIYLLLAAGKLLAGAAAGSDGVKADGWNNLSDVMASVAVYIGMKIAKKPRDRNHPYGHSRAENISSLLAAFFMMSIGIDVITDGARTLLGGGREAAPDWLAAAVALASAAVMFIIYVINVRLARRTNSMALAAVAKDNLSDALVSIGAALGIVGAHLEWAWLDPLAALVIGALICKTAWEVFMETAHALTDGFDERKLAIYRQEIAAVSGVRDVADIKARMLGDDVVLEVTIRVDSQLTVVKSHEIADEVERLMKKRHNIRATHVHVEPEAVR; the protein is encoded by the coding sequence TTGGTGAATGGAGTGGAACGGAAACAACGGGCGGAGGCTGGGGTGTTGTTAAGCCTCTTTATCTATCTTCTGCTGGCAGCCGGCAAGCTTTTGGCCGGGGCGGCAGCCGGATCGGACGGAGTGAAAGCGGACGGATGGAACAATTTGAGCGATGTGATGGCTTCCGTCGCTGTCTATATCGGCATGAAAATTGCCAAAAAACCGCGCGACCGCAATCATCCGTACGGACATTCGCGGGCGGAGAACATTTCGTCGCTGTTGGCCGCCTTTTTCATGATGTCCATCGGTATTGATGTGATTACAGACGGCGCCCGCACGCTTCTTGGCGGCGGGAGGGAGGCCGCCCCCGATTGGCTGGCGGCAGCGGTCGCCCTTGCTTCAGCAGCAGTGATGTTCATCATCTATGTCATCAATGTGCGGCTGGCGCGGCGGACGAACAGCATGGCGCTGGCGGCCGTAGCGAAAGACAACTTATCGGATGCACTCGTCAGCATTGGCGCCGCGCTTGGGATTGTCGGCGCGCATCTTGAGTGGGCATGGCTTGACCCGTTGGCGGCGCTCGTCATTGGTGCGCTCATTTGCAAGACGGCGTGGGAGGTGTTTATGGAAACGGCCCATGCGTTGACCGACGGGTTTGATGAAAGAAAGCTCGCCATTTACCGGCAAGAAATCGCTGCGGTCAGCGGGGTGCGTGATGTCGCGGATATTAAGGCGCGCATGCTCGGCGATGACGTTGTGCTCGAAGTAACCATCCGCGTCGATTCGCAGTTGACGGTAGTGAAAAGCCATGAAATTGCCGACGAGGTCGAGCGTTTAATGAAAAAACGGCATAACATCCGGGCGACGCACGTTCATGTGGAGCCGGAAGCGGTGCGCTGA
- a CDS encoding YjcZ family sporulation protein produces the protein MSSLVSSGYALVIVLFILLIIVGCVCVAW, from the coding sequence ATGAGCAGTTTGGTCAGCAGCGGTTATGCGCTCGTCATTGTTTTGTTCATTTTGTTGATTATTGTCGGTTGTGTATGTGTCGCCTGGTAG
- a CDS encoding DUF1028 domain-containing protein: MTHIAKDIVATFSIVAFDPATGELGIAVQSKFLGVGAVVPWAKAGVGAVATQSYANTSYGPRGLEWMEQGKTAQETLELLVADDSERDLRQVGIVDAKGRAATFTGKKCYPWAGGITGPNYAAQGNILAGEETVLAMGRTFEQAKGPLAERLLKALQAGQAAGGDRRGQQSAALLVVKERGGYGGYNDRYIDLHVDDHPRPIEELIRLYELRQLYFEKPRPEKVAVMEGAVKEEAAFHLIRLGYLPKERAADSEALHEALKAYIHTENFEERELEKGKIDLDVLAYMKQQPSPQGEK; encoded by the coding sequence ATGACACATATTGCAAAAGACATCGTCGCGACGTTTTCGATCGTCGCGTTCGATCCGGCGACCGGGGAGCTTGGCATCGCTGTTCAATCGAAATTTTTAGGCGTTGGTGCGGTTGTTCCGTGGGCGAAAGCGGGCGTCGGCGCCGTGGCGACGCAGTCATATGCCAACACGTCATACGGCCCACGCGGCCTCGAATGGATGGAACAAGGGAAAACGGCGCAAGAAACGCTTGAGTTGCTCGTTGCCGATGACAGCGAGCGCGATTTGCGCCAGGTCGGCATCGTGGATGCGAAAGGACGGGCAGCAACGTTCACCGGAAAAAAATGTTACCCGTGGGCGGGCGGCATTACCGGACCGAACTATGCAGCGCAAGGCAATATTTTAGCCGGGGAGGAAACGGTGCTGGCGATGGGAAGAACATTCGAGCAGGCCAAAGGGCCGCTCGCCGAGCGATTGCTAAAGGCGCTTCAAGCTGGTCAGGCGGCGGGGGGCGACCGCCGCGGGCAACAGTCGGCTGCCTTGCTCGTTGTGAAAGAAAGGGGCGGCTATGGCGGGTACAATGACCGCTATATCGATTTGCACGTTGACGACCACCCGCGGCCGATCGAGGAGCTCATTCGCCTGTATGAGCTGCGCCAGCTTTATTTTGAGAAACCGCGCCCCGAAAAAGTGGCTGTAATGGAAGGCGCGGTCAAGGAAGAGGCGGCTTTCCACTTGATCCGGCTCGGCTACTTGCCGAAAGAGCGCGCCGCCGACAGCGAGGCGCTTCACGAAGCGCTGAAAGCGTATATACATACAGAAAACTTTGAGGAACGCGAACTAGAAAAAGGGAAAATCGATCTTGACGTGCTCGCGTATATGAAACAGCAGCCGTCGCCGCAGGGGGAAAAATAA
- the deoD gene encoding purine-nucleoside phosphorylase yields the protein MSVHIGAKQGDIAERILLPGDPLRAKYIAETFLEGAVCYNEVRGMFGFTGTYKGHRVSVQGTGMGVPSISIYVNELIQSYGVKTLIRVGTCGAIQPDVRVRDVILAIGASTDSNMNRLIFRGRDYAPTADFHLLRTAYDVGMEKGLALKVGNVFTADMFYNDEPNWETWARYGVLAVEMETAALYTLAAKFGCRALSVLTVSDHILTGEETTAEERQTTFNEMIEVALEAAVRSS from the coding sequence GCATTTTGCTGCCGGGCGACCCGCTGCGCGCCAAATACATTGCCGAGACGTTTTTGGAAGGGGCGGTGTGCTACAATGAAGTGCGCGGCATGTTCGGATTTACGGGGACATACAAAGGGCATCGCGTCTCCGTCCAAGGGACGGGGATGGGAGTGCCGTCCATTTCGATTTATGTCAACGAATTGATCCAAAGCTATGGAGTAAAGACGCTCATCCGCGTCGGAACATGCGGCGCCATTCAACCGGATGTGCGCGTGCGTGACGTCATTTTGGCGATCGGCGCATCCACCGATTCTAACATGAACCGTCTCATTTTCCGCGGCCGCGATTATGCGCCGACGGCGGATTTCCACTTGCTGCGGACGGCATACGACGTTGGAATGGAAAAAGGATTGGCGCTCAAAGTCGGCAACGTCTTTACCGCCGACATGTTTTACAACGACGAACCAAACTGGGAAACGTGGGCGCGCTACGGCGTATTGGCCGTCGAGATGGAAACGGCGGCGCTCTATACGTTGGCGGCCAAATTCGGCTGCCGGGCGCTGTCGGTGCTGACGGTCAGCGACCATATTTTAACCGGCGAGGAGACGACAGCCGAAGAACGGCAAACGACGTTTAACGAAATGATCGAGGTGGCGCTCGAAGCGGCGGTTCGCAGCAGCTGA
- a CDS encoding M15 family metallopeptidase yields MNQRWQTAALMCLLLVGCQTGGSGDGGAAGSPGQPAEHTAPPSVHKREELNRPVDPDLQLEAKYWNVIEVRNGQKVIMNPDNILVLVNKEQSLPSGYKPADLVVPRVPFSFADPNAEKRRMRAEAAAALEEMFAAARRDGIELVMVSAYRSYERQKAIFAEEVRQKGEKNAVQAVAHPGQSEHQTGLAVDISSRSIGCQLTEAFGATKEGQWVAAHAHEYGFIIRYPKGKEAVTGYKYEPWHLRYVGRKAAAVMKERGMTMEEYFQAVKKV; encoded by the coding sequence ATGAATCAGCGTTGGCAAACAGCGGCGCTTATGTGCCTGTTGCTCGTTGGCTGCCAAACGGGAGGAAGCGGTGACGGCGGCGCGGCCGGCTCGCCCGGGCAGCCGGCGGAACATACGGCGCCGCCCAGCGTTCATAAACGAGAGGAACTCAACCGGCCGGTTGACCCGGATTTGCAGCTTGAAGCGAAATATTGGAACGTCATCGAGGTGCGAAACGGCCAAAAGGTCATTATGAATCCGGACAACATTTTGGTGCTCGTCAATAAAGAGCAGTCGCTTCCGTCCGGTTACAAGCCGGCCGATTTGGTTGTGCCGCGCGTGCCGTTTTCGTTTGCCGACCCGAATGCAGAAAAGCGGCGTATGCGGGCCGAGGCGGCCGCCGCGCTCGAAGAAATGTTTGCCGCCGCCCGCCGCGATGGCATCGAGCTTGTCATGGTGTCCGCTTACCGGTCGTATGAGCGGCAGAAGGCGATTTTTGCGGAGGAGGTGCGGCAAAAAGGGGAGAAAAACGCCGTCCAGGCCGTCGCCCACCCGGGACAAAGCGAACACCAGACAGGGCTTGCAGTCGACATTAGCAGCCGGTCGATCGGCTGCCAGCTGACCGAGGCGTTCGGGGCGACAAAAGAAGGACAGTGGGTCGCTGCCCACGCGCACGAATACGGGTTTATCATCCGCTATCCGAAAGGGAAGGAAGCGGTGACCGGCTACAAGTATGAGCCGTGGCATCTTCGCTATGTCGGGCGGAAGGCCGCCGCCGTGATGAAAGAGCGCGGCATGACAATGGAAGAATATTTTCAAGCGGTAAAAAAAGTGTAA
- a CDS encoding DUF6154 family protein yields MQMKFIDDLYEYYKDRLTGDEEDAEAVAMSILDELSRRDVLKLIGEMTDEELLGMFGLYVLESLKAKMAREGLGATRPQDAPRVH; encoded by the coding sequence GTGCAGATGAAGTTTATTGACGATCTGTACGAATACTATAAAGATCGACTGACCGGGGATGAAGAAGATGCCGAAGCGGTGGCGATGTCGATTTTAGATGAACTTAGCCGCCGCGATGTGCTCAAGCTGATTGGTGAGATGACTGATGAAGAGCTGCTTGGCATGTTCGGTTTGTATGTCCTGGAAAGCTTGAAAGCGAAAATGGCCCGCGAAGGCCTCGGCGCGACGCGGCCGCAAGATGCGCCGCGCGTGCATTGA
- a CDS encoding YjcZ family sporulation protein gives MTCGFYGGWGGYGFGYPGYGGYGYGFVLIVVLFILLIIVGATWC, from the coding sequence ATGACATGCGGCTTTTATGGCGGCTGGGGCGGCTATGGCTTCGGTTATCCGGGTTACGGCGGCTACGGCTACGGCTTTGTGCTGATCGTCGTTTTGTTTATTTTGCTCATTATCGTCGGGGCAACATGGTGCTAG
- a CDS encoding magnesium transporter CorA family protein, whose translation MSIHPNPRLPLGGIYERHAPAGGQSCWLHFTAAAKPDLERFLSSLSIHPLARKRLIGGTDIPLVDEYEGFLFVSLFIIRPSGRTANIRLLAAERHIISYMDEDDPFIGHVKERLLDHRDQALYPGYVLYHFLDLAVARFLQVIDQIADRIQALERQVFATPFANEIGREIYRMKTHLHELRQVAEAQEEAIKTIRHAELPYINAETNPYIDEVASRFARVPAALDAFKESLSAIFDLQLSLKSDHMNVIMKTLTLVSVIFLPMTFIAGVYGMNFSFMPELKWRYGYPFALLLMATVAVLIALYFKRKGWWGETGTKEK comes from the coding sequence ATGTCCATCCATCCGAACCCCCGCTTGCCGCTTGGCGGAATATACGAACGGCATGCGCCGGCGGGCGGCCAGTCGTGCTGGCTTCATTTCACCGCCGCCGCCAAGCCGGATTTGGAACGGTTCCTCTCCTCGCTGTCGATTCATCCGCTCGCCCGAAAACGGCTTATAGGTGGAACAGACATTCCACTGGTCGATGAGTACGAAGGATTCCTTTTTGTATCGTTGTTTATCATCCGTCCGTCCGGCCGAACGGCAAACATTCGCCTGCTTGCCGCCGAGCGGCATATCATCAGTTATATGGATGAAGATGACCCGTTTATCGGCCATGTGAAAGAACGGCTGTTGGATCATCGCGATCAGGCGCTGTACCCTGGATATGTTCTTTACCATTTCCTGGACTTAGCCGTCGCTCGCTTTTTGCAGGTGATCGACCAAATCGCCGACCGCATTCAGGCGCTTGAGCGGCAAGTGTTTGCGACGCCGTTCGCCAATGAAATCGGGCGTGAAATTTACCGGATGAAAACCCATCTTCATGAGCTGCGGCAAGTGGCCGAAGCGCAGGAAGAGGCGATCAAAACGATCCGCCATGCCGAGCTGCCGTACATCAACGCGGAAACGAATCCATACATCGATGAGGTGGCCTCCCGTTTCGCCCGCGTGCCGGCGGCGCTCGACGCGTTTAAGGAATCATTGTCCGCCATTTTCGATTTGCAACTGTCGCTCAAATCCGATCATATGAACGTCATTATGAAAACATTGACATTGGTGAGCGTCATATTTTTGCCGATGACGTTTATTGCCGGTGTCTACGGCATGAATTTTTCGTTTATGCCCGAGCTGAAATGGCGGTACGGGTATCCGTTCGCCCTGCTGCTGATGGCGACCGTCGCCGTCCTCATTGCCCTGTATTTTAAGCGCAAAGGTTGGTGGGGGGAGACTGGGACGAAAGAAAAATAG
- a CDS encoding GNAT family N-acetyltransferase has translation MIRRLTAEDHQQVYSFLRQDPSFNLFIIGDIESFGYDADFQDVWGQFDDAGSLKAVLLRYYDSYIPYAPGDFDADGFARLIRETAPSSSIQLSGKADIARQFEERLPLGEKRTLYFCECRTDEYARQEMGAFAVKKAELADVDRILDLRRRIAEFETRPSSRDMLVKGMETNSARTYYIEQDGRMVAAASTSAENSLSAMIVGVCTDQEHRGKGYASTIVAKLVCDLLAEGKMPCLFYDNPDAGRIYHRLGFRDIGLWAMYR, from the coding sequence ATGATTCGCCGGTTAACGGCTGAAGACCATCAACAAGTCTATTCGTTTTTGCGGCAAGATCCGTCGTTCAATTTATTTATCATCGGCGATATTGAGTCGTTTGGCTATGACGCCGATTTCCAAGACGTTTGGGGGCAGTTTGACGATGCCGGCTCGCTGAAGGCGGTGCTGCTCCGTTATTACGATTCCTACATTCCGTACGCGCCTGGCGATTTTGATGCCGATGGCTTTGCTCGTCTCATCCGCGAGACAGCCCCATCATCGTCCATCCAGCTGTCCGGCAAGGCGGACATTGCCAGGCAGTTCGAAGAGCGGCTGCCGCTTGGGGAGAAGCGAACGCTTTACTTTTGCGAGTGTCGGACGGATGAATACGCCCGTCAAGAAATGGGGGCGTTCGCCGTCAAAAAAGCCGAATTGGCCGATGTCGACCGGATTCTCGACTTGCGGCGCCGCATTGCCGAATTTGAAACGAGGCCGTCGTCCCGCGATATGCTAGTGAAAGGGATGGAAACCAATTCAGCTAGAACGTACTACATTGAACAAGACGGCCGAATGGTGGCCGCCGCATCGACATCAGCGGAAAACTCATTGTCGGCGATGATCGTCGGTGTCTGCACGGATCAGGAGCATCGAGGGAAAGGGTATGCCAGCACCATCGTGGCGAAGCTCGTTTGCGATTTGCTCGCTGAAGGGAAGATGCCGTGCTTGTTTTATGACAATCCAGACGCCGGCCGCATTTACCATCGCCTTGGTTTTCGCGATATCGGATTGTGGGCGATGTACCGTTAG
- a CDS encoding alanyl-tRNA editing protein — protein MTKKLYYTAPDVEVWTTTVTSVRQDGETYIVTLAETAFYPEGGGQPSDAGTIAGLPVLDVFDENGEVYHRLPAHPGMGAVSCVLDRKRRRDHTQQHSGQHLLSAVLVEQLGAETVGFHLGREVVTIDITAGALTEADMLAVENRANELIYANLPVETYWVTPEEAERMPFRKRPDVQGSVRVVEMKWIDLSACCGTHVKRTGEIGVIKLLKAERHRGMTRLSFLCGGRALADYQQTHRVVQTAAGRFGTSRDQLLDVIAKWEQEKKEWEKRLRQYEAIVFAVEAERAAAESGRAVIGCYDQYGAKELQMIARLIADRYGKTALLASTSDWRAVIAKAPSSLLHAGNWLKEQAALFGGKGGGNERQGQAAFPSLEALSQFLSRVETAGID, from the coding sequence GTGACGAAAAAGTTGTACTATACGGCGCCGGATGTTGAAGTGTGGACGACAACGGTGACAAGCGTCCGCCAAGACGGCGAAACATACATTGTCACCTTGGCGGAAACAGCGTTTTACCCGGAAGGCGGTGGCCAACCGTCTGACGCCGGCACGATCGCCGGCTTGCCGGTGCTCGATGTGTTTGACGAAAACGGGGAAGTGTATCACCGCCTTCCTGCCCACCCGGGAATGGGCGCCGTTTCATGCGTCCTTGATAGGAAACGGCGCCGCGATCATACACAACAGCATAGCGGCCAACATTTATTATCCGCTGTACTCGTTGAACAGCTCGGCGCCGAAACAGTCGGTTTTCACCTTGGGCGCGAGGTCGTCACAATCGACATCACGGCGGGTGCGCTGACGGAAGCAGACATGCTGGCAGTGGAAAACCGGGCCAACGAACTCATTTACGCGAATCTCCCGGTCGAGACGTATTGGGTGACGCCGGAAGAAGCAGAACGGATGCCGTTTCGCAAGCGTCCCGATGTCCAAGGTTCTGTCCGTGTTGTCGAGATGAAATGGATCGATTTGTCGGCGTGCTGCGGCACCCATGTGAAACGCACGGGCGAAATCGGCGTGATCAAATTGCTGAAAGCAGAGCGCCATCGCGGCATGACGCGTCTTTCCTTTCTTTGCGGCGGCCGGGCGCTTGCCGACTACCAGCAAACCCACCGCGTCGTGCAGACGGCAGCAGGTCGGTTCGGGACAAGCCGCGATCAGCTGCTCGACGTGATCGCAAAATGGGAACAAGAGAAAAAAGAATGGGAAAAACGGCTGCGCCAATACGAGGCAATCGTCTTTGCCGTCGAAGCCGAACGGGCCGCCGCCGAATCAGGACGTGCAGTGATTGGCTGTTACGACCAATATGGGGCAAAAGAACTGCAAATGATCGCCCGTCTGATCGCCGACCGTTATGGCAAAACCGCGCTTCTCGCCTCCACCTCCGATTGGCGCGCCGTGATCGCCAAAGCACCGTCTTCCTTGCTCCATGCAGGGAACTGGCTGAAAGAACAAGCCGCCCTGTTTGGCGGCAAAGGGGGCGGCAACGAGCGGCAGGGGCAAGCTGCTTTTCCGTCCCTTGAGGCGCTTAGCCAGTTCCTTTCCCGCGTGGAAACGGCAGGCATCGATTGA